The Xanthomonas fragariae genome has a segment encoding these proteins:
- the murG gene encoding undecaprenyldiphospho-muramoylpentapeptide beta-N-acetylglucosaminyltransferase produces the protein MSVGGYANASQACAQSAVVRPVMILAGGTGGHIFPGLAVAKVLRARGVPVTWLGADGAMETRLVPQHDVQLDTLAINGLRGKGIVKLLGAPVGVMRAVRAAGFVLRKRQPRAVISFGGFAAGPGGLAARLLGVPLLVHEQNRAPGMTNKVLSRFARRVLTGFPGSFAGEEAVGNPVRAEIAALPAPAARLVGRSGPVRMLVLGGSQGARALNQAVPAALAALGRPDVEVRHQCGEKLRAEAEASYAQAGVNASVEPFIADMAAAYAWADLVVCRAGASTLAELCAAGIGSVLVPFAAAVDDHQTRNAEYLVGADAAVLLKQDDTLAERLQQVLQILLSGPARRLSMANAARTLAKPDAAEHIADIILEEAGSGDSGLGIGKSQQHKQGSMQKSVNGEFSVRSIAAVANNPQSQISNLGAFTGDGL, from the coding sequence ATGAGCGTTGGTGGGTATGCGAATGCCTCACAAGCGTGCGCGCAGTCTGCCGTGGTTCGGCCAGTGATGATTCTTGCTGGCGGAACCGGTGGGCATATCTTCCCGGGTCTTGCGGTGGCCAAGGTGCTGCGTGCGCGTGGCGTGCCGGTGACCTGGTTGGGTGCCGACGGTGCAATGGAAACCCGTCTGGTGCCGCAGCACGACGTTCAACTCGACACGCTGGCCATCAACGGCTTGCGTGGCAAGGGCATCGTGAAGTTGCTCGGCGCGCCGGTGGGGGTGATGCGCGCAGTGCGCGCCGCCGGCTTCGTGTTGCGCAAGCGTCAGCCGCGTGCGGTGATCAGCTTCGGTGGCTTTGCGGCCGGCCCGGGTGGGCTGGCTGCACGTCTGCTCGGCGTCCCGTTGCTGGTGCACGAACAAAATCGCGCACCCGGCATGACCAATAAGGTGTTGTCGCGTTTCGCACGCCGCGTGTTGACCGGTTTTCCTGGCAGCTTTGCTGGCGAAGAGGCGGTGGGCAATCCTGTGCGTGCAGAAATCGCCGCGCTTCCCGCACCGGCCGCGCGTCTGGTCGGTCGCAGTGGCCCGGTGCGTATGCTGGTGCTCGGTGGCAGCCAGGGCGCACGCGCATTGAATCAAGCCGTGCCGGCGGCGTTGGCCGCACTCGGCCGCCCTGACGTTGAAGTGCGTCACCAGTGCGGCGAAAAGCTGCGTGCCGAAGCCGAAGCTTCGTATGCGCAGGCTGGAGTCAATGCCAGCGTCGAACCCTTCATCGCCGACATGGCGGCCGCCTACGCATGGGCCGATCTGGTCGTTTGCCGCGCTGGCGCATCCACCCTGGCCGAGCTGTGCGCCGCCGGTATCGGCAGCGTGCTGGTGCCCTTCGCCGCCGCTGTCGACGACCACCAGACCCGCAATGCCGAGTACTTGGTCGGTGCCGATGCCGCCGTCCTGCTCAAACAGGACGACACCCTGGCCGAGCGTCTGCAGCAGGTTCTGCAAATCCTGCTTAGCGGCCCCGCCCGCCGCCTGTCGATGGCAAACGCCGCACGCACCCTGGCCAAACCGGATGCCGCCGAACACATCGCCGATATCATTCTTGAAGAGGCCGGAAGTGGAGATTCGGGATTGGGGATTGGTAAATCGCAACAGCACAAGCAGGGCAGCATGCAGAAATCCGTAAATGGCGAATTTTCGGTGCGATCAATCGCCGCCGTTGCCAACAATCCTCAATCCCAAATTTCCAATCTTGGCGCCTTCACCGGAGATGGCCTGTGA
- the murC gene encoding UDP-N-acetylmuramate--L-alanine ligase, translated as MMRRLQDSGDLVRAFPRVHFVGIGGTGMSGIAEVMLTLGYEVSGSDNADNVATRRLAKLGARVMRGHSAANVLGTDCVVVSSAIREDNPELMEARSQRIPIMPRAAMLAELMRFRRGIAVAGTHGKTTTTSLAAAVLSEGGLDPTFVIGGQLLAAGANAKLGGGQWLVAEADESDGSFLRLNPLMAVITNIDSDHLENYGNDFARVQAAFAEFLQRLPFYGLALLCIDDPEVAALAVKTPRHVMSYGMSENADVRAEDVVQDGPRMRFTLRLPEGTTTPVTLALPGRHNVLNALAAAAIGWQLGVAPETIARALENFAGIGRRFNDLGEVTTSTGARVRVVDDYGHHPRELEAVFAAARGGWPDKRLVVAFQPHRYSRTRDQFDAFAAVLSTVDALVLSEVYPAGEAPIPGADSRALARAIRARGRSEPVVVSQIAGLAEVLPDVLQDGDLLLMMGAGDIGYVAQHIINNGFTGESA; from the coding sequence GTGATGCGCCGTCTGCAAGACAGTGGCGATCTGGTACGTGCGTTTCCGCGCGTGCATTTCGTTGGCATCGGCGGCACCGGCATGAGTGGCATCGCCGAGGTGATGCTGACGCTGGGCTATGAAGTCTCCGGTTCCGACAACGCCGACAACGTGGCGACACGGCGCTTGGCCAAGCTGGGTGCACGGGTGATGCGCGGGCATTCGGCGGCCAATGTGCTTGGTACCGATTGCGTGGTGGTGTCCAGTGCGATCCGTGAAGACAACCCCGAGCTGATGGAGGCGCGCAGCCAGCGCATTCCGATCATGCCGCGCGCGGCGATGCTGGCTGAGTTGATGCGCTTCCGTCGCGGTATCGCAGTGGCCGGCACGCATGGCAAGACCACTACCACCAGTCTGGCTGCGGCCGTACTTAGCGAAGGCGGTCTGGATCCGACCTTCGTCATCGGTGGGCAGTTGCTGGCAGCCGGTGCCAACGCCAAGCTCGGTGGTGGCCAGTGGTTGGTTGCCGAAGCCGACGAGAGCGATGGCAGCTTTCTGCGCCTCAATCCGCTGATGGCGGTGATCACCAACATCGATTCGGATCACCTGGAAAACTACGGTAACGACTTTGCCCGTGTGCAGGCCGCATTCGCCGAATTCCTGCAGCGTCTGCCGTTCTACGGCCTTGCGCTGCTGTGCATCGATGATCCGGAAGTGGCCGCATTGGCCGTCAAGACGCCGCGTCATGTGATGAGCTACGGCATGAGCGAAAACGCCGATGTGCGCGCCGAAGATGTGGTGCAGGACGGCCCGCGGATGCGTTTCACCCTACGTTTGCCCGAAGGCACCACCACACCGGTGACGTTGGCACTGCCGGGCCGTCACAACGTGCTCAACGCACTGGCTGCTGCCGCGATCGGCTGGCAGCTGGGCGTAGCACCGGAAACCATTGCGCGTGCGTTGGAGAACTTCGCCGGCATCGGCCGCCGCTTCAACGATCTGGGCGAAGTCACCACCAGCACCGGTGCACGTGTGCGTGTAGTCGACGATTACGGCCACCATCCGCGCGAGCTCGAAGCCGTGTTCGCTGCCGCTCGCGGTGGCTGGCCCGACAAACGTCTGGTAGTGGCGTTCCAGCCGCATCGCTATAGCCGTACCCGCGATCAGTTCGATGCCTTCGCCGCAGTGCTGAGCACCGTCGATGCGTTGGTGCTGAGCGAGGTATATCCGGCCGGCGAAGCGCCGATTCCCGGCGCCGATTCGCGCGCACTGGCGCGCGCCATCCGTGCGCGCGGTCGCAGCGAACCGGTGGTCGTGAGCCAAATTGCAGGTCTAGCCGAAGTGTTGCCCGACGTCCTGCAAGACGGCGATCTGTTGCTGATGATGGGTGCAGGCGATATCGGTTACGTGGCTCAGCACATCATCAATAATGGCTTTACCGGAGAGTCGGCATGA